The following is a genomic window from Sphingomonas sinipercae.
GGGCTGATGGCCGAATTGCCGGATCCGCCACAGGTGGGTGAGCAGGTCGCAATCGAATTCTCGTCGCAAAAGATCGCGGCGACGGTCGTCTGGACCCGCGAGGCCTCCACCGGCCTCAAGTTCGACCAGAGCATCGACCTTGGCGAGCTTTTGGCCGGCCGCAAGCCGCGGCACGGGTTCCGGCCCCGGCCGCCGCGCCTGGAAGTCGCGTGCAAGGCCACGGTGCGGGTCGGCAAAGTCTATTACACCGTCGACGTTCACGACATCTCGCTCGGCGGGCTGAAGGTTGAGCCGATTGAGGAATATTGCGTCGGCAAGGACGTGATTGTCGCCGTCGAGAGCCTGCGCCCGGTCAAGGGTGAAGTGCGCTGGTATTCCGATCGCCGCGCCGGAATCGTCTTCAAGAAGCCGCTCGAGTTCGAGGAATTGGCCGAGTGGATCGGCAAGCGGCTGGAAGTCGCAAGCTTCAAGGCCACGACGCCGAGCCGTCCCGGGCTTTAAGACGCGCCATCCGCGCCTATCTTGGGGGCCGGAGGATTTTATGGCTGAAGACGTAGCGGTGCTCGCCGGCGGTTGCTTCTGGTGCACGGAAGCGGTGTTCAATGACGTCGTCGGGGTGAAGTCGGTCGAAAGCGGCTACACCGGAGGCTCGGTCGACAACCCGACCTACAAACAGATTTGTGGCGGGAACACCGGCCACGCGGAGGCAATCCGGATCACCTTTGATCCCGAAGCGATCAGCTATCCGGAATTGCTCGAGATCTTCTTCGCGACTCACGACCCGACCCAGCTCAATCGGCAGGGCAACGATGTCGGCACCCAATATCGGTCCGCGATCTTCCCGCAGTCGCCCGAGCAGGAAACGGAAGCTGTGAACGCGAAAGCTGCCGCTAATGTCGACTGGCTTGGCGCGATCGTCACCACGATCGAGCCAAAGGCGCAGTGGTGGCCGGCCGAAGACTATCACCAGGAGTATTGGAGCGGGGAGGGGCAACGGAACCCCTATTGCATCGCGACCATCCCGCCGAAGTTGCAGAAGCTCCGCAAGAGCTTCCAGGCGCGCCTCAAGAGCGCGGCGGCGAACGCCTAAGGGTGCGCGGCGCGGCGGCGCGGCGCAGGCGGTCGTTTATCGCCGTTCCCAGCCCCTCGTCAGGTATCGGCGCGACGGCAATCCGCGGTTGATCAGCGGCGTCGGCGACATGGAGCAAGTCGAACAGGCGCGCGGCCGCTTCCTCTAGGTTGCTGCTCGCGCTGAGGTTCGAATGCCCCGCAACCGCGCCGAAGCCGATCAGGAATTCGTCGGGCCGGCCTTCGCTGGCATTAAGGCGAAGCGGCTTGCTCGGTGCATAGTGGCTGGGCAGCTGGCCCGGAGACTGGATTTTGCCCGTTGGCGCTAGTTCGGCAGCGACTTGGACTGGGCCGGGCCGAAGCACGCGTAAGTCGCCTTCATGCTCGGCGACGATGGTCGATTCCAGCCCGCCGGGACAAGGGCCGGCGTCGACGATCAGCGGAATTCGGCCGTTCAGGCTGATGAAGACATGCTCCGCCCGGGTCGGGCTGATCGTCCCGCTGGCATTGGCCGACGGTGCCGCGAGCGGCCGACCGGTCGCAGCGAGCAACGCCCGCATCGCCGGGTGCGCCGGAACCCTGACGGCCAGGGTCGGCAGTCCCGCCGCCACCAGCGATGCGATGCGCGACGGCTGGCGCAGCGGCGCGACAAGGGTGAGCGGTCCCGGCCAGTAGCGGACCGCGAGTTCCCGCAACTCCGGGCTCAGCGTAACCAGCTCTTCCGCGTCAGCCAGCGTCGGGACGTGCACGATGAGGGGGTTGAATCCTGGCCGGCCCTTGGCGGCGTAGATCCGCGCGACTGCATGGGGGTTCGTGGCGTCGGCCGCCAAACCGTAAACCGTCTCCGTCGCCACCGCGACCGGTTCGCCCGCAGTGATTAGGCGCGCCGCCTCGGCGATTGTCTCGGCAGAGTAAGGGAGGATGCGCGTTTCGACCACGCGGCCGCGCTATCGCATCAGGCGATTGGCGTGAAGCTAGGCAGGCTGCCGCTGCAGCAATTCGTCCGGCTCGATTCCCAGCCGCTCCATCCGCTCGCGGATCGCCGGCCATTCCTCGGTCAGGAATTGCTGCCGTTCGGAATTGCGCAGCCTGGCTCGCGCCCCTTCGACCACGAACAGGCCGACACCGCGCCGTACGACGATCAACCCTTCGGTCTGAAGGCCCTGATACGCCTTGGCGACGGTAAGCGGGTTCGCTGATTCTTCCGCGGCGAAGGCACGAACCGACGGCAAAGGCGCGCCATCCTGGTACCGGCCGGTCAAGATGCCATCGACGATCGCCTCGCGCAGGCGGACGTAAACCGGCTTTTCGTGCTGTTTGCCAACCGTCATGCTGTCATAATACAGCAGTGCAGACTTTCGTCAATCGCCCGGGGTCTTAGGTCGGGGCTGCCAATCGCTGGCAACGGCGTCCAGCACGGGCCGTTCGCGCTCGGCCAGAGGGAAGTCCGGCCGGCCGATGAAGATGAAGCCGGCGATGCGCTCGCCGGGTCCGCAGAAGGCTTCGAGCACGCGCGGTGAATAGGCCCGCCAACCGGTCACCCAGCCGCCGGCATAGCCCAGCGCATGGGCGGCGTGGAGCAGGTTCATCCCCGCCGCTCCGACCGACAGTTCCTGTTCCCACACGGGGATCTTGTGGTTGGCCACCGGAGCGGACACCAACACGATGAGCGCGCCGGGGTAATGGGCGAAATCCCGCTCTTTGGCGTAATGCGCGGGGGACGGTGCAGGGTCGTTTTCGGCCAGTGCCTGGCGGAGCGTTTCGCCCAATGCGTCGCGCTGGTCCTTGGCAACCCGAACGAACCGCCAAGGATGCAGCTTGCCATGGTCGGGCGTGCGCGCAGCGATCGTCAGCATGTGATCGAGTTCGGCCGGCGAGGGGCCATCGCCGACCAGTTCGCGCGGCTTGGCGGAACGGCGCGTTTCGAGCAGCGAAAGCGGGGAGGTGAGGTCGTTGAGCATGTCTTCACGCATCTAGGCACGTCACGCCCCGGCAACAATCGGCTTCACATCGCAATTTTGCCCGTTACGGTGCCGCTCCAATATTGGGCGCCGCGCTCGCAGCATGGGACTGCTTTTTTATGAAATCGATTGGCTTGTGGCAGGAAGGCGACTGGATTGCCGCCATCGCTGTTTTGGTTCTCATCGTCTTCCTCGCGATGGGCGGGAAGATTGCGGCGCAGAAGCAGCCGGAATTCGCTGGGCACCCCAAGGGCCTGTACATGCTGTTCTTCGCCGAAATGTGGGAGCGCTTCTCCTACTACGGCATGCGCGCGCTGCTGATCTTCTACCTGACCAAGCATTGGCTGTTCGCCGATGACAAGGCCAACCTCATCTACGGCGCCTATACCAGCCTGGTGTACATCACGCCGGTCCTGGGCGGCTACCTCGCGGATCGCTATTTGGGTCAGCGCAAAGCGGTGCTGTTCGGCGGCTTGCTCCTCGCGATCGGCCACAGCCTGATGGCGGTGGAGGGCACCGGCGGGCAAAGCGACCCGACGATCAACGTCTTCTGGGCCGCGCTCGCCTTCATTATCGTCGGTTCGGGCTTCCTGAAAGCCAACATCTCGGTGATGGTCGGGCAGCTCTACAAGCTCACCGATATCCGCCGCGACGGCGCCTACACGATCTTCTACATGGGGATTAACGTCGGTGCGGCGATCGGCACGATCATGGTCGGCTATCTCGGCGAAACCATCGGCTGGGGCTACGGCTTCGGGCTTGCCGGAATCGGGATGCTTGCGGGCCTGGTCGTCTTCGTCCTTGGCAAGAAGGCGCTCAACGGCGCCGGCGAAGCGCCGCAGCCGCTCAGCCGCAACAAGGAGTTTTCGCTTTACGGCATCGGCGTCGCCGCGGTGGCGGTGATCTGGGCCCTGGTCCAGTATCAGGACGTCATCCAGGGCTTGCTCGCGGTCTCCGGCATCGCGCTGCTCGGCTACGTTCTTTACGAGAGCTTCAAGCTCGACAAGGAACCGCGCGAGCGCATGTTTGCGATCCTGTTCCTGATCAGCCTCAATCCGCTGTTCTGGGGCCTGTTCGAACAGGCCGGCGGATCGATGAACCTGTTCACCGATCGCTTCGTCGACCGCTCGGGCGTCCCGGCGTCGATCTTCCAGTCGATCAACCCGATCCTGATCATGGCGCTGGCGCCGTTGTTCGCGATCCTCTGGGTGAAGCTTGGACGTCGGCGGGCCGAACCGTCCGCGCCGGCCAAGTTCGGCCTGGCGCTCGCCCAGATGGGCTTGGCCAACCTCGTCCTCGTTTGGGGCGCGGAAGCTTATGGCGTTGCGGCAATGACCCCCGTCATCCTGGTCTTCGCTTACTACTTCTTCGCCACGACTGCCGAGCTGTGCCTGTCGCCGGTTGGGCTTAGCGCGATGAACCGGTTGGCGCCGCGGCACCTGGCGTCGCTGATCATGGGCGCGTGGTTCTACATGACCGCGGTCGGCAACTTCGTCGCCGGCAAGATTGGCGAAGCGACCGGCGGCCATGATGGCGAAATGAGCAAGCAGGGCCTGCTGGACGTCTATCAGCTGTTCGGGTGGATCTCGATCGGCGTTGCCGTCGTCGTGCTGGCACTTTCGCCGATCGTGAAACGGTGGATGCATCTGGATACGCTGCAGGACCGGGAAGACCTTGCTGGGCGCGACGAGCTGGCCGAAAACCAGGCGCCGGGCATGTTCCCCGACGGCGAGGAAAAGCCGCGTCGCGGTGGACCCAAGCCCGCCCGCAGCTAGTGCATTCGGCGCTGCTCGGTTGAGCAGCGCCGACAGGAGGTCACAATGATCGCGCTCGCGCTTGCAGCGGTGGCCTTTGTCGGCACCCATTTCCTGATGTCGCATCCGCTGCGTTCGGAAATGGTAAGCAGGATCGGGGAGCCGGGGTTCCGCGGTTTCTACTCGCTGGTCTCCCTGCTGACGTTCGCGGCGATGATCTGGGCGTATCGCGAGCTTGGCGACCAGGTGCCGCTCTGGCCGGCGGCCGACGCGCTGTGGGTCGCTGCGGCAATCGTCATGTGGTTTGCAAGCATCCTGCTGGCCGGTTCGCTAGTCGGCAATCCGGCGCTTCCGGGCGCACGTGCCGCCAAGTCGCCGCGCGGCGTTCTGGCAATCACGCGTCACCCAATGATGTGGTCGTTCGCGCTTTGGGCAATCGTCCATGCGGCGGTGATCGCGACGCCCAAGGCGCTGCTGTTCGATGGGGCCATCCTGTTCCTGGCGCTGGCTGGCTCGGTCGGACAGGATTCGAAGAAGCGCCGGCTGATGGGTGCCCGCTGGCATGAGTGGACGGCGCAAACGGCGTTCGTGCCCTTTGCTCGCGGCGTGGCCAATCCGGGTTTGGTCGCATTAGTCGGCGGGACCTTGTTTTTCCTTTTGGCGACATGGCTGCACCCGCTGCCCGTCGCCCCGTGGCGTTGGATTGGAATGGCCGGATGAAGCGCAGATTCTTCGGCACGGATGGGATCCGCGGCCTCACCAATACCGAGCCGATGACGGCCGAGATGGCGCTGAAGGTCGGCCAGGCTGCCGGCGCGCACTTCCTGCGCGGCGATCATCGCCACCGTGTGGTCATCGGCAAGGACACGCGCTTGTCCGGTTATATGATGGAATCGGCGCTGGTCGCCGGCTTCACCAGCGTCGGCATGGACGTCGTGCTGCTGGGTCCGATGCCGACTCCGGCTGTCGCGATGCTGACGACCTCGATGCGTGCCGACCTTGGCGTGATGATCTCCGCCTCGCACAATCCCTTTGCCGACAACGGCATCAAGCTGTTCGGGCCCGACGGCTACAAGCTCAGCGACGCAGATGAAGCGTCGATCGAGCGTCGCCTCGACGATGCGCCCAATCTCGCGAAGCCCGAAGCGATCGGTCGGGCCAAGCGGATCGACGACGCCCGCGGCCGCTATATCCACCACGCCAAATCGACCTTCCCCGACGAATTGCGCCTCGACGGTCTCAAGATCGTCGTCGATTGCGCCAATGGCGCCGCCTATCAGGTCGCGCCGTCCGCGCTGTGGGAACTTGGGGCCGAAGTCATCGCCATCGGGGTCGAGCCGAACGGCACCAACATCAACGACGGATGCGGGTCGACCCACCCCCAGACGTTGCAGGAAACGGTCGTCGCCAGCGGTGCCGACATCGGCCTCGCGCTCGACGGCGACGCGGACCGGATCATCATCGTCGACGAAAACGGCAAGATTACCGACGGCGACCAGCTGATGGCGCTCATCGCCCTCGACTATCAGCGACGCGGCGTCCTTCGCGGCGGGCTGGTGGCGACGGTGATGTCGAACCTCGGGTTGGAACGGAAGCTGGAAGGTGCCGGTATCGCGATGCTGCGAACGCAGGTCGGCGACCGCTACGTGCTGGAAAAGATGCGCGAAACCGGAAGCAATTTGGGCGGCGAGCAGTCCGGGCACCTGATCCTGGCCGATTATTCGACGACTGGGGACGGGCTGGTCGCCGCGCTTCAGGTGCTCGCGGCCATCGTCGATAGCGGCAAGCCAGCGAGCGAAGTGCTCGACCAGTTCGAGCCGGTCCCGCAACTACTCAAGAACGTTCGCTTTTCCGGCGCGTCGCCCCTCGACCATGATTCGGTCAAGAAGTGCATCGCCGCGGCCGAAGCCGAGCTGGACGGGCGCGGGCGCGTGCTGATCCGCAAGTCCGGGACCGAGGCGCTGATCCGGGTGATGGCGGAAGGCGACGATCCAGTGCTCGTCGAGCGCCTGGTCGACGGCATTTGCGACGCCGTCCAATCGGCTGCGTGAACGCTTTCTTTGGGTTTGTCCTTCACAACCCCATCTCGTGCACATGGAAAACTTCGCCGCTCGGGCCGGGTCGAAGGTGGATAAAGTGACGCCGACGGCCAGGATCCTCATCGTCGCCGGTTCGGATTCCGGCGGCGGGGCCGGGATTCAGGCCGATATCAAGACCGTCACGATGCTCGGCGGCCACGCGATGACCGCGATCACCGCAATCACCGCGCAAAATACCCTGGGCGTCGATGGCGTTCACCCGGTGCCGGCCGAAATGGTGCTTGCCCAGATCGACTCGGTCGTCGCCGACATCGGCGTCGATGCGGTCAAGATCGGCATGATCGGCGGCGCCTTTACCGCCGAACAGGTGGCCAAGCGACTGGAGCGCCTGCGCGCCGAACAACCCGGCCTGCCGATCGTGTTCGATCCGGTGATGGTGGCAAGCAGCGGCTCGATCCTTGCCGACGAGGCGACCATCGCGGCCTTCGGCAAGCTGATGAAGCTAGCGACGATCACCACGCCCAACCTTCCCGAGCTTAAGGCGCTGACGTCGGAGGAAGACCCTGTCGCCGGCGCATTGCACCTTGTCGGCGAGCATGGCTGCGCGGTCCTGATCAAGGGCGGGCACGAGGAAGGCGACGCGCTCGCCGATGCCTTGATCGAAACGGATAATATGACGAGCTGGCAGGGCCAGCGGATCGACACGACCAGCACGCACGGGACCGGCTGCACCCTGGCGAGCGGCATTGCGCTGTTCCTGGCCCAGGGCCAGTCGTTGACGGAATCGGTCGCCCGCGCGCGCGAATTCGTCAGGATCGCACTGCTCGATGCGCCGGACCTGGGGCAGGGGGCTGGACCGCTTGGCCACGACCGAGTGCGGCTCGACGCCGGACCGTCGTTGCGGCTCAACCAGGTGACGGTGACCGGCAAGGATTATGCCAAGTCGGTGGACTTCTACCGTCGGCTCGGCCTTCGCCAGATCGTCGCAAGTCCGGAAAATGGCTACGCGCGGTTTGAGACCGGCGGCGGAGTCACCCTATCGGTCCAGATCGATCCGGAGCAGGAGATCAACGGCACCGTCGCCATCTATCTCGAGTGCGACGACCTGGACGAGCGCGTCGAGCGCCTGGCGCGCAGCGGCATTCCGTTCGAGCACGGGCCTCGCAACCAGCCGTGGATGTGGCGGGAGGCATGCCTGCGGGATCCTTCGGGCAACATCATCTTCCTCTACAAGGCGGGCGAGGCACGGCGCTTCCCGCCGTGGCGCATCGCCTAATCCACAAAAATTTCAGGCGCCTACTGGCGGCTTGTCGGCGTCGCCCATAGGCTTGGCAAATGCCGCGCCGCTGCTCGTTCAAGCTTGAGATCGGGTTTCCGCAACCGCTCGCCGGTGTCGACGAGGCGGGCTGCGCGCCCTTGGCCGGCCCCGTCGTCGCCGCCGCCATTATCCTCGACCGGGAGAAATTCCCGCGCGGGATCGACG
Proteins encoded in this region:
- a CDS encoding GntR family transcriptional regulator, whose protein sequence is MTVGKQHEKPVYVRLREAIVDGILTGRYQDGAPLPSVRAFAAEESANPLTVAKAYQGLQTEGLIVVRRGVGLFVVEGARARLRNSERQQFLTEEWPAIRERMERLGIEPDELLQRQPA
- a CDS encoding nitroreductase family protein, producing the protein MLNDLTSPLSLLETRRSAKPRELVGDGPSPAELDHMLTIAARTPDHGKLHPWRFVRVAKDQRDALGETLRQALAENDPAPSPAHYAKERDFAHYPGALIVLVSAPVANHKIPVWEQELSVGAAGMNLLHAAHALGYAGGWVTGWRAYSPRVLEAFCGPGERIAGFIFIGRPDFPLAERERPVLDAVASDWQPRPKTPGD
- the thiD gene encoding bifunctional hydroxymethylpyrimidine kinase/phosphomethylpyrimidine kinase — encoded protein: MENFAARAGSKVDKVTPTARILIVAGSDSGGGAGIQADIKTVTMLGGHAMTAITAITAQNTLGVDGVHPVPAEMVLAQIDSVVADIGVDAVKIGMIGGAFTAEQVAKRLERLRAEQPGLPIVFDPVMVASSGSILADEATIAAFGKLMKLATITTPNLPELKALTSEEDPVAGALHLVGEHGCAVLIKGGHEEGDALADALIETDNMTSWQGQRIDTTSTHGTGCTLASGIALFLAQGQSLTESVARAREFVRIALLDAPDLGQGAGPLGHDRVRLDAGPSLRLNQVTVTGKDYAKSVDFYRRLGLRQIVASPENGYARFETGGGVTLSVQIDPEQEINGTVAIYLECDDLDERVERLARSGIPFEHGPRNQPWMWREACLRDPSGNIIFLYKAGEARRFPPWRIA
- a CDS encoding L-threonylcarbamoyladenylate synthase, whose product is MVETRILPYSAETIAEAARLITAGEPVAVATETVYGLAADATNPHAVARIYAAKGRPGFNPLIVHVPTLADAEELVTLSPELRELAVRYWPGPLTLVAPLRQPSRIASLVAAGLPTLAVRVPAHPAMRALLAATGRPLAAPSANASGTISPTRAEHVFISLNGRIPLIVDAGPCPGGLESTIVAEHEGDLRVLRPGPVQVAAELAPTGKIQSPGQLPSHYAPSKPLRLNASEGRPDEFLIGFGAVAGHSNLSASSNLEEAAARLFDLLHVADAADQPRIAVAPIPDEGLGTAINDRLRRAAAPRTLRRSPPRS
- a CDS encoding NnrU family protein — translated: MIALALAAVAFVGTHFLMSHPLRSEMVSRIGEPGFRGFYSLVSLLTFAAMIWAYRELGDQVPLWPAADALWVAAAIVMWFASILLAGSLVGNPALPGARAAKSPRGVLAITRHPMMWSFALWAIVHAAVIATPKALLFDGAILFLALAGSVGQDSKKRRLMGARWHEWTAQTAFVPFARGVANPGLVALVGGTLFFLLATWLHPLPVAPWRWIGMAG
- a CDS encoding peptide MFS transporter, translated to MKSIGLWQEGDWIAAIAVLVLIVFLAMGGKIAAQKQPEFAGHPKGLYMLFFAEMWERFSYYGMRALLIFYLTKHWLFADDKANLIYGAYTSLVYITPVLGGYLADRYLGQRKAVLFGGLLLAIGHSLMAVEGTGGQSDPTINVFWAALAFIIVGSGFLKANISVMVGQLYKLTDIRRDGAYTIFYMGINVGAAIGTIMVGYLGETIGWGYGFGLAGIGMLAGLVVFVLGKKALNGAGEAPQPLSRNKEFSLYGIGVAAVAVIWALVQYQDVIQGLLAVSGIALLGYVLYESFKLDKEPRERMFAILFLISLNPLFWGLFEQAGGSMNLFTDRFVDRSGVPASIFQSINPILIMALAPLFAILWVKLGRRRAEPSAPAKFGLALAQMGLANLVLVWGAEAYGVAAMTPVILVFAYYFFATTAELCLSPVGLSAMNRLAPRHLASLIMGAWFYMTAVGNFVAGKIGEATGGHDGEMSKQGLLDVYQLFGWISIGVAVVVLALSPIVKRWMHLDTLQDREDLAGRDELAENQAPGMFPDGEEKPRRGGPKPARS
- the glmM gene encoding phosphoglucosamine mutase — its product is MKRRFFGTDGIRGLTNTEPMTAEMALKVGQAAGAHFLRGDHRHRVVIGKDTRLSGYMMESALVAGFTSVGMDVVLLGPMPTPAVAMLTTSMRADLGVMISASHNPFADNGIKLFGPDGYKLSDADEASIERRLDDAPNLAKPEAIGRAKRIDDARGRYIHHAKSTFPDELRLDGLKIVVDCANGAAYQVAPSALWELGAEVIAIGVEPNGTNINDGCGSTHPQTLQETVVASGADIGLALDGDADRIIIVDENGKITDGDQLMALIALDYQRRGVLRGGLVATVMSNLGLERKLEGAGIAMLRTQVGDRYVLEKMRETGSNLGGEQSGHLILADYSTTGDGLVAALQVLAAIVDSGKPASEVLDQFEPVPQLLKNVRFSGASPLDHDSVKKCIAAAEAELDGRGRVLIRKSGTEALIRVMAEGDDPVLVERLVDGICDAVQSAA
- a CDS encoding PilZ domain-containing protein produces the protein MPALPPEGVFESTTFSLSTAVPRPEERRADERVTAMLRVAKLICDGGDRLMRVRNVSAGGLMAELPDPPQVGEQVAIEFSSQKIAATVVWTREASTGLKFDQSIDLGELLAGRKPRHGFRPRPPRLEVACKATVRVGKVYYTVDVHDISLGGLKVEPIEEYCVGKDVIVAVESLRPVKGEVRWYSDRRAGIVFKKPLEFEELAEWIGKRLEVASFKATTPSRPGL
- the msrA gene encoding peptide-methionine (S)-S-oxide reductase MsrA is translated as MAEDVAVLAGGCFWCTEAVFNDVVGVKSVESGYTGGSVDNPTYKQICGGNTGHAEAIRITFDPEAISYPELLEIFFATHDPTQLNRQGNDVGTQYRSAIFPQSPEQETEAVNAKAAANVDWLGAIVTTIEPKAQWWPAEDYHQEYWSGEGQRNPYCIATIPPKLQKLRKSFQARLKSAAANA